In Setaria italica strain Yugu1 chromosome IX, Setaria_italica_v2.0, whole genome shotgun sequence, the genomic stretch TGAGCTACCTCACCAAGGCGCCCCTGGTAAGCTCTCAGTCTCACGCGTTCTGGCATCATTCAATTGCATTTAGCTCCAATAATCCAGGCCCTGATCGTCTTGCACAAACTGAACAAACAGGTTCCCCCCGGCACACCGGTGGTGAACGCTCTGGCGAAGCAGAGGGCGATGCTGGAGAACATCATGAGGGCCTGCGTCGGGCTGGCCCCCGAGAACAACATGATCCTGGAGTACAAATGAGCGCTGCGGGCTACTGGAAGCCTGGAAGGGAACAAGAAAGGCGAGACTAGCTGTGGGGCTGTGTGTGGCGTCtcgtgtttcttttttttagttttttccGGTCATTGTTGTACACTTTTGTATGGGTTCTTCAGGCTCGTAACTATCAGGGCTCTGCTATTAGCGGCATGAAGCCTGTAATTGTATCGTATGGTAATGTGATCGAGGGTGCTAGTTCCCCTCTGTATTCCTAAGACCACTTTGCTTCCTTAGGCTTATATGTGGCCAGACGGGCCGCTCGGCACGGCACTCGCACGGGCACTATCTGGCACGGCCCTACACGGCACAACACTGTATGATAGCTTAgtcgtgccgtgccgtgtaGTGCCGTCGTGCCTAACTGTTGCACGGCACTAACAGGTAGTTAGCGTGCCGTGCCGCCGTGCCCTATGCCGCCGTGCCTAATTGTCGGCATAGGCATGGCATTAACAGGTAGTTAGCGTGCCCTGTGGCCGTGCCACAGGGCACGGCGGCACTGCAGTGCCCGTGCTGACCCTAGCACTAAGTGTGTCTACCACTCTTTTTACACAGAATTACAAGTACAATTCAGAAATAATGAGATTCACACGCAATTAGAACTTTATCTTGCTGTATTCACAAACATAAAGTATTCACAAGCAATTTAGAATTGAGGTTACAAAATCACAACACACAGTCACACAGACAGTCACAGAGATAacaaaataatattttattGGGAGCTTTAGTGcaatggctgcctcattaaaaacctatctAGGTAAAACTCACCCCTGTGAGAAACCCTAGACAGAAAAAAAGAGTGCAGCCCAGCTCCAATTATAAAGTTCATCACAGTCCAGTACTTAATATTACAGTCCCATTACATAAATGATAACTAATCAAGATAAAGCTCTTCAAAAGCTTCTTCAAGTTCCTTGTCCTCCACCATGTGTTGCAGCCTGCAGCCTCCCAGTCTTTGATGCATGTGAGCATCTCCACCATGTCAGGCTTTAgcttcctccgccgctcctCGATGATCCTGCCAGTCATACTAAAAGTGGATTCTGAAGATATGGTTGAAACAGAAACAGTTAATATATCCTTGGCCATGGTTGACAACACTGGatatgtgagtttgtgctgatACCACCAGTTCAAGATGTTAAAATCATCTTCTAAATGGTTCACTGTGTCATAGTCCAAGTAAGAAACAAGTTCAGAAACATTACCACCTAAAGAACTTGCAGCCTGCAGAAGGGCAGTTGCGGATGTATCTCTAGCCATGCTTAGAGTAGCAGCTAGAGTATGCATGCCACAAGCAgaaccatcatcatcatcatcataaattTCATCCCAAGCAGACTTTTTCTTACCAGATAGGTTAGGAGGTACAGTCCTCCTCAACCTAACACCTCCATATTTCTCCTTATACTTGTTGTAGACATCAGTAAGTCAAGCTCTAGTGCTAACCTGGTAAGCACTGTAATTTGTACTGGTAAGGGTACCCAACCTCCTAAGCACTCTATTGAAACCTTTCATTTTAGCTCTAGGGTCCAGGATGAATGCAAAAGAATAAAGCAAAGGTATGTCCCTCCAGTATTTGTTATACTTGTCCATCATAGGTTGAACCACATGTCTAATGTGAGTATTATTAGCATAATTCTTTAAGTGCATAGCAATCTTAACAAGATAATTAATCATAAGTGGAGATGTAGGATAGTACACACCAGACAATGCAACTATAACATCATAAAACAGTTCAAGAAATCTTAGCACCTTTTCTGCCATAGCCCAATTATCATCAGTTAAAAGCAACCGATCACCTTCAGCCCTAGGATATTGAGCAATGATGAAAGTTGTGAATGGGATCTTGTGAGGAAACAAATGCTTAAGCATTAGATATGTAGAATTCTACCTAACTTCCATGTCTAGCTGAAACTTTCTAGGCCTAACACCAGTGGCAATGCAATAACTTTTATATGCAGCAATTCTCTGATTAGATGAGTTTAAGAAAGATATTGCAATTCTAAATTTCTCAATCAATGGCTTAAGAGCAGTTAGAGCCTCCTTAACAATCAGATTGATAATATGGCATGCACAACACTGATGCAACAACAAAGAATTAACTGAATGTGCATTGTCATCCTTATCATCTTCCACAACTTCAATACCAAGATATTTAGAAAGAACATGTCTAAGTTTTTGCATGGCTGAAACATTAGATGATGCATTGTCCAAAGTAACAGCAAAAACTTTTTCAGTCAAACAATAGTCATCAAGCACAGATGCAACACGATCAACAATATTTTGACCATTGTGTGAACAATCAATCAGCCTAAGACCAAGCACTCTCTTCTTTAGTTGCCAATTAGAGTTTATGTAGTGAGCAACAACACTGAGGTAGTCCTCTTTGGTATTACCAGACATAATATAAGAGGTTAGACACACACAATTAACACCAGCAGATTTCACAATCTCAACAAGCTTAGCCTTACAATCATTGAAGTATTTTAGCATGTCTCTagtggtggtttgcctagatACTGCAACAAATTTAGGATTATGAGCAGTTCTAATGTAATCTTCAAATGCATAAGATTCACCCAAAGAGACAGGAACATCAAGCCTAGCAAGCAGTCTAACAAGTTGAGTACGGGCAACTATAGGATAGTACTCCCAATTACGAATACTACCATCAGGATTAAAAGAGATTTGTTACTGAGACATGCGAGTTTTCTCATGCCTTCTAGGGCATTTATCCCTATGGCGGGTGAGGTGACCAGTGCGACCACTAGAGCGCCCAGAGTACTCCTCAGAGCAATGGATGCATACCTTACCTTCTTACCATTCACCATTTTGAATAGCTTCTTGAAATCAAGCCACACGGTCGAGGTAGAGGGGCGTGAGCGCTTACCGTTACTCtcttccccgtccccgtccactTCTTGGTCATCGCAGGGCTCGAGGACGATGGGAGCTTGAGCCACACGATTGAAGAGCTCCGCGGCGTCCTCGCGCATGtcatcctcgtcatcatctCTGACCAACCTACAAAGCCGCCTCTCTTGGTTTGACCCACCCTGAACCGTCTCGTTGTCGTCGGATCTGCCCACCGTCACACGCCCGCGCCCCGGTTCCTCAACGGCTACACAAAAACAAGAGTTAGGGTTAGGGATAAGGGATCGATTGAgcaagggttagggttagggtttcctaCCTTGATAGCGTGTGTGCGGCCAAGGGCGCGTTTGGTTCCTCGTATATACCTCGGCCTGGCCCTTGGGATGCAATTTCCGAGTGATTGGATGCCTGGATGGGGTCCTGGGCGTGGCCCTCGGCGTGCAAACCACTCCCCCGAGCCTGGCTGCCGAGAAACAAAAATGGATTCCGTTTCTTGGCGGCTTGACTCGTGCGGGACGCGAGCGAGCACTCGGTGACTAGAAAAATTGGCTCTTCGGATGCAGGCGGGAGATGCTGGCACCCACACGGGAAGCTAGGGTTACCGCTGCCCCTTTCGCGCCATCCATCCGCGTTATATCCTCACCACCGCTGCCCCTCTCCCCATTCTCTTTCCTCGCACTCGCCCTCTGGCTCTCCGCTCTGAGCTCTCCCACTTCCTCGTGTCTCCCTCTTCCTGCTCGTCCATATCCGACTGGTGCTAGCAGGTCATGCATCTTCTCTTCCTCGTGCTCCAGATCCATGGTGTTTGAGGCTCGATTCAATCGATGGCTGACCTTTCTCTTCTccctcttttcattttctgcaGGTTTGAGGTTCGATTCGTTGGGGTTTCGTGGCAAAGAGAGAAGGTAACCTGTAATCCCTCACAGATATGGTGTTGCTCCCTTTCCCCTATCAGTTTTTTTGGGTCCTAATGTTTTGAGCATTTGTAGGGTCCGATCTGTGCTGGTGATTTCGTCGGAGGTAAAAAGgtaagtttttttcttttagggTTTCGATCTGTTCTTGTTTCCCCCGGTTGGATCTTCCATGTTGTGATACTAATCTCTTTCCCTCGTGTGCAGATATGCCTTTATCTTGCCTTACCTGTTGAACTCTAAAAAGCCCTCCAACTTTGTTTGCAAGGAGCTAGCGGTAACGATTTTTCCAGTGAGCCTATGTCATTAGCCGATGATGGTTGCTTACTTACTCTGAAAACTGAGCACATATTCTTAGCCGATGATGAATGCTTATTTACTTTCAAAAGTGAGCACATGTTCTTGGCCGATGATATTACTTTATAAATATGAAAACTGAGCACATGTTCTTAGCCGATGATGAATGCTTATTTACTTTCAAAAGTGAGCACATGTTCTTGGCCGATGATATTACTTTATAAATATGAAAACTGAGCACATGTCCTTAGCCAATGATGCATTCTTATTACATTGAATTAGCTATATCTGAGCACTTGTGCATTAGATGATGATGCATATTTTTTTCCCTAACCCACTTGTTGAATGCTGAAAATGATCTGTTGTTTTACTGAGACATGCTTTGCATTTTGTAATTGCAATAGATGAACCCTATCGAGCAAAGACGCATGCTTGTGATAAAAGCTGCTGCTTTTGTGTCGGTCATCTATGCATACTTCATGAGTAGGCTGAGAGTGGCACGTAATTCACAGACTCGGATCATATATACCCCAATGAGTGCCATGGATGAGGAACGCCAAGCCAACCTGAACAAAATTTTTAATTGTAATGACATAGAATGTGTGAACATGTTGCGTATGCGTAGAGCTCCCCTTTTCAACCTGTGTAACCTGCTTAGGGATAGAAACTTACTACGAGACACAATAAATAGTATTGTGGAGAAACAAGTAGCAATGTTTCTCCATGTTGTGGGACACAACCAGAGATTTAGAGTAATCCACCAAACATTTTGGAGGTCCATGGAAACAGTCAGTAGGTATTTCAGAGAGGTCTTGCATACTATTGGTGAGCTTAGGGGAGAGATGATAAGGCCACCATCAACTGAGAGGCACTTAAAATGAGAACAAGCCCAAGGTGGTATCCTTATTTTAAGTTAATTAAATGAATCTAAGGTTTAACTCTACCTAACTGCAGTCCTGACCAAACTTTAATCACAAGTCTTGCTACAATGTAGGACTGTATTGGTACAATAGATGGTACTCATGTTCATGCTAGAGTACCAGCAAAGATATCTGCAGCATTCAAGGGTAGGAAGCACTATCCtactcaaaatgtgcttgctgCAGTTGACTTTGATCTGAGGTTCACCTATGTATTAGCTGGATGAGAGGGATCTGCACATGATGCCTTCAGTTTAGCTGATGCTCTAGAGAGGGATGATGGGTTAAGGGTTCCTCCAGGTACTTGTAACAGAAATTTTTAGGCAAACGACAAATGGGATTTCACATAACCAATACAACTGATTCTTGGCTACCTAATTAATTATTTAGGTAAATTCTACCTAGTGGACGCTGGCTATGCATGTCGTCCTGGATTTGTGCCCCCTTACCGAGGCACTAGATACCACTTGAAAGAATATGGTGGAAGAAATTATCCTACCAATAAGAAAGAGTTGTTCAACTTGAGGCATTCAAGCCTAAGGGTCACAATTGAGAGGGCGTTTGATGCTTTAAAGAATCGATTCCATATTCTAGACAACAATCCCTACCATCCATTCAAGACACAAGTCAAATTAGTTCTTGCATGTTGTATTCTTCATAATTGGATAATTGGCCATGGTCAAGATGAGGTTTTTCCtaatgaagcaacatgggaaccTAATTCTAGTAGTACTGCACCTGCTGATGGTACTTAGATAGATGACAATGTAGCTTGGGGTACTAGAAGGAATGAAATTGCAAATGATATGTGGAACAATAGGGGCACCTCTCATGTGTAGAGCTTGCTGTTTGTGTGCAATGATCAACTGTTGTTCTGTTAGCTGAGCCTATGCACTTGTGCAATgatgatgtaataatttgttgtATGAACAACTAGACGGAGGCTATGGACATGTGCAATGATCATTTCATCCTCTATTCCTGTTAACTTCACTGAGGCTAAGTACATGTGCAATAATAATTTATTCCTCTATTCCTTTTACCTTCAAGAGGCTAAGTACATGTGCAATGATCATTTCATCCTCTATTGCTTTTAACTTCACTAAGGCTAAGTACATGTGCAATGATAATTTATTCCACTATTTCTTTTAACTTCACTGAGGCTAAGTACAGGTGCAATGATAATTTATTCCTCTATTCCTTTTACCATGACTGAGGCTAAGTACATTTGCAATGATAAacatgcatgaattagtgcaaTGATGATAAACATGCATGAATTAAATTCAGCTTTATCTGATCATATGGCAATGGGTTTGTGCAATGATGATGAACATGCATGAATTAAATTCTTTTTTGTCTGATCATATGGCAATGGGTTTGTGCAATGATGATAAACATGCATGAATTAAATTCTATTTTGTCTGATCATATGGCAATAGGTTTGTGCAATGATGTTAAGCATGCATTTCATTTTCTTAATCTGAAACTGGTGCAATGTATGACTGACTTCACTAGGGATGGTTGAGGAGGTTGGTAGGATTGATCTGGTGGTGGCTGGTGAGGTTGTCTAGGTCGGTGGGGATGGTCAGCAAGTGCAGGCTGGTGCTGAGCAGCGCCCTAGGGGTGCTATGCGCTGGACTAGTGCCATGTTTTCCTTTGTCCTGCGCCGTATGTGCCAGTTGATTGAAAGTGGTGTTAGAACAGACAAGGGCTTCAAGGAGGTGCACCTCAACTAAGTTGCCAAGTACCTGCAGGAGTTTAGTGGCAATGATGTGACTAGTACTCAAGTGTATAACTACTTGAGGAAGTGGAGACAGAGATGGATGAGGGTGTCCAAGCTTAGGGAACTCAGTGGTGCCCTCTGGGTTGAGGAGACGTGCATGATTAGCCTTAATGAGGAGCACTATAAGGGACACATCAAGGTGTGTGGGATGTCTAGATCTTTCTTACCATATTCTTATCCCGATCCTTTAGTTTTATTTCTAACTAATCATACACACTAAAATTAGGCACACCCTAAGGACGCTGAGTTTTTGAACAAACACATTGAGAACTACAAGGAGATGATGATCACTTTTGGAAATGGTTAGACCATTGGCAAGTATGCTATGGGTTCTAATGAGACTCTAGGTAGCTCGTATGACTTTACAGATGGCTCAATCAAGACTAAACCATATGATGAGGAGAAGGCAGCCAAGTGCATTGATGATATTGCTAAGGTCTTTGGAGAAGCACCCAAGGATACAAAGGAGGTCACTAGTGGTTTTGATCCTAGAAATAAGAGGAAGAGGTCTGTCCTCACTGAGGAGAATCATGTGGTGATGACCAGTATGATTGAGGCAGTGAGGGATGTTGCTTCTGCTATTCGTGAGACCAAGGTTGAGGTGTTGAACCTTGATCTGTATAGTGCAGTGATGTACATGCCAGGGTTCAGTGAGGAGGCTCTAATATGTGCTTTCTCCCATCTGGTTGACAACAAGGCTCAGGGTGATGCTTTTGTCAACATGATTGAGAACCACCGTGTCCTTGGGCTAAGGACATGGCTTGCCAAGAATTACTACCTGTAGATATATCTACATGCTTGCTGCTTGATTTGTCTTTTGTGGAGTGAAGCTACCATCTTGCTGCTTCCTCCTTTTGTGTAGTGACTTCTTTTGTGCAGGATAGAGCTGACTGGAGCTTCCAACACTATGCTCCATTTCTTTTGGTTTCAGACAGCATGCTTATCTCTGTAGGTACTTACCTTATGGCTAGTTAGTATGGTTAGGTTGTGGTCTGAGAGAGGCACAAACTGTGGTTGTGGGTTAAGGTGCCAGTAGCACATGCATTAGCTCTGTGATGATGTATTTAATCAGTCAGTTACATTGCCTATGATGTCATGGACACTTGGTCATGGTTCCAGTTATGGCCATGGATTTATTTCATGAACATTCATCCATTACCTTCTGTTGATTCAGTCAGTTACATTGCCTATGAAGTCCTTATTCATCCATGCATGATCTTGTTTTCCCTCGCGAAGCGCAAATAGTATTGCTGCGTAATTTCCACCTAAAGGAGGTATGAAACATGTGTTTTAGGACCACCCTTTAAGAAGCTCTAGGAAAATCTTGAGGAGGTATGAAACCTGTATTTCGGAGCACCCTTTGAGAAGTTTCAAAAAATTCTTGGAGTTGACTCCTAGGTCCATCTTTTTTCTAAAGTTGGTTGTTGGAGCTGGACGTGTTTGGCAAGATGAGTTACGGTTGGCATTAGGATAATGGCGTTTATGACGTGCTGCTTTCTAGTGTTTTGGCGAATAATATCAATTTATAGGAATGCTTATAATAATGATCACAATAGTTATATGACCTTGGAGAAGTGTCAGCCCATGTATAATAAGGGTGTTTTCCAGAAAACCTAGTCTTTGCTGAAGCCGCAGAAAACCCGTAAAGGGCTGGATATCCAGCTCCATCTGAGCTGACAAAGTAGACCTAGAGCAATGTGTTGGCTCCAGGGTATTAGTCATCCTGGAACTACAattaagggcaagtacattgctacacgtcagcagTCTTATAGATCGTCTCATGCaatgccacgtaggatttttgatgatgtggaagaGAGGgtgatgagagagaaagaggtcgttgtttcgcgaaacaaacgcctcataggctagattttaGGACTACGAGATGACTATTCTACCATTGTATGAGTTGTGGTTGCATGCAACTcatcatatttctttttttttctatgcacaaattaagggaatagaattactatgagacaacttagggcaagtacattgctacacgtcagcggtctcataggtcgtctcatgcagtgccacgtaagatttttgatgatgtggaggagagagagcgaggagagagaaagaggtcgttgcttcgcgaaacaaccacctcatgagctaaattgtaggactacgagataaCTTAACaatcattgtacgagttattattgccatgcaactcataatattttatttttcttatgcacagattaaggaattatataccactaccacacaacttataggacaacccattgtacaggttgcctgttaaatcgtctcaagattacgtgtcaatgcatgagaccgcctattagacgacaccaatgtacttacCCTTAAAAAGATAACCTATTATACAAGTTTTTTAAGTCATCTCatgattacgtgtcaatgcatgagaccgcctattagacgacactAATGTAATTGCCGTGAGTGCTatctattttttatttattattttggcTGCGGTTAACGTGGATAACCGTTCAAACCTTTCTGGAGTTACTACTTCAGAAAAGGGCACCTTAAGATAATAGCGTCAGCGCTGAGTAAGTATTCTCAATTTTAATATATAATGCTTAGGATAAGTAATTAGTTCGTTTCTAGAATAATAAGCTTGTTCCAACTTCTAAGTTTGCCATTCTATATGCAAAACAGTTTGTTAGTATCTTAATTTTTCCACAAGGAAATATCTTAATTGATCTACAATCATGTATTTGAGCTGTATATGCTGTTaaatttctagtttttttaCTCGTTATGACATCCCGTTGCAATGCCCATATCACCGAAGGCTTGTCTCTATAGCTGCCGAGCCGGGGCGTTGCCAGCGAAAGCTaaactttaaaaaaaaaataagccAGCCTAAGCATGTTCaaacaattaatttcatttactATTTTACTACAGAAGAATGAAAAACAATATGCCAGCCCAAGCATGTTCAAACAATTGATTTCATTTACTTTTCTACTGTAAAAGAACGGAAAACCTGAGCCTGGTTCGAAAACTCGACCAAACAACACCTAAGGGATGATTGTGGGTATAtttttttgaccaaaataaaccATGCATTTCCCAGCTCGGCCTAAGCTTGGACCGGCCCGCAAAATGTTCAGATGTACTTGTTTCTCTATACTTCAAATTGAATATTTTaataaaagaaattttgaaaaatctagaattccaatatttttttcttattcttaTTTTGTTTTTAATTCCTTTATAGAGAATAAGAGTAGGTTTGGTGAATAGGAGAAAAATTGAACATCGTGGCGGATCTACGCCTAGGGTCTGGACCATGTGGCCTAGTAACATCCATTACACGCAACAATAGCCCAGTCCAAAGACTGGGCAACACACACACCATTCCCCGTGAGGGCCCTGACGCCGCCTACCCGCCTGGTGCCGCCATCTTGTGCCTAGTGTCGTCGTCGGTACCGTgtttttttagcccttttttcTTAAAGATCCTCACAAATACGTCCCTGacggaaccatttcaaaatctggacccttagcttcacgccatccacgctggcgccaagcttacatgtctcggcgccagccatcctgacgTCAAGGTCCATACGCAGCTGCTGATGCGTATGCCGACGTGACGGGCGTCGTgaatcttggcgccaagcttggcgccgtagatcttgtcgtcgagcaatttaccccatactagtttcgaacgaaacaagtataattattccgaaaagtgtgcaacaaactatgttgtggttcaactggttaggacgtGGACTTCTTATCCCAAAGACCTAAGTTCAAACCCACATCCTAACAAGTTGAACCGTAgcgtagtttgttgcacactcctcggaataattatatttgtttcgttcgaaacgcCAAGAGGGGTAAATTGCTCGATGCCAAGGTCTACGGCGAAACTTGGCACCAAGATCCACGGCGTCAAGGCTTGGCGCCAcgatggatggcgccaagcccccgccacgtcggcatctgCGTCATCAGGTGCGCATGGACCTTGAcgtcaggatggctggcgccgagacatgTAAGCTTGGCGTCAGCGTGGATGACGCCAAGCTAaaggtccagattttgaaatggttccgcCCGggacgtatttgtgagaatcttaaaaaaaaggaaaaaaataaaaaaaatacggTCGTCGGTACGCCGCCCGCTGGAGAGCCCTCGTTGGAGGCAACCGCACGCTGATTATGCCACTACGGGGGCGTTTTCTCTcggtgacttatttttagcacgtgtcacatcgaatgtttagatactaattaggagtattaaacgtagactatttacaaaactaattatataagtggaggctaaacggcgagacgaatctattaatccgaATTAATCCAATAGATCGCGTCTGACCAAAAGAGCCGCAGCTTATGTAATTCGAACTGCAAATATGACTCCAGGTAGCTCTCGTAAGAGGGATCATATTCATGCGAATATGACACAAACTAGTTGTCGCCCGAGGCGCCCCCGCGGTGCCCGAAAGACGCGCAAGTAACGCTACGTAAGTTTCACGGCGTTGATGGTTAGAGGTGGATNNNNNNNNNNNNNNNNNNNNNNNNNNNNNNNNNNNNNNNNNNNNNNNNNNNNNNNNNNNNNNNNNNNNNNNNNNNNNNNNNNNNNNNNNNNNNNNNNNNNAGCAAGCTGAGGAAGAATTACTTTTTCTTCTCCCATCTCATCTACCCAAGGCGCGGGAAAGCGGGAGCGTAGATCTTTGACCTATCGTTTCTCCTCTACGGGGGCCCCCACCCGTAAATTAGTAAAGGTTCCTTGATGTACTCCCGGTCCAAATTGGTCATGAAGTTATCGcgcgtcttatgtaatgggttttgtaaatagtctacgtttaatactcctaattagtatctaaacattcgatgtgacgggtgctaaaaataagttagtggaagaaaacagggcCTACGTCTGCTTGCACGCCACCGCCGTATGCTATTTTTGTCGAAGCTTGATTATATTAATCAATTGGTttatacaaatttgaaacaattGTACTATATATACATGGTAATATTGGGATTGAGAGTATGATTTTTGTCATACGTGGTAACGCACGAGCTTAGATATAGTAAATCCTAACAATCCGATTGTGCCCCATTTTCTGTTCATGCTCCAAGGTACGATCATTTCATGTTCTATTTTTGTACATATTGCTGCTCTAGGTTTTGCTTACTTTGTGTTCCGGACAAAGATTTACACAAGACAGGTGGaatatttttcttcttatttgTTCCGACTGATTTGTTTCATGTGCTCTGATGCACTCTGTTTTTTTATATATCTGATGCACTCTGTTTAATTCCACGCCATTTGACTATCTTGTGCTCGAGTGAGATACTCTGTCGAGACTCGAGACATACCTGATCTGATAGATGTGAATCTTCaacgttttttttttaattgtaCAAAGTCCGGCCCGTCAATTCGGCATAACCATACCAAAATCCAACCACCGCCCAAACCCTCCGCCGTCTCGCCCGGCCCTCCGTCCCCGATCGCGAAACCCTatccccgccgctcgccggcgatGGAGGCGCCGGACGAGGAGGCCGGGCTGGGCTTACCCGAGGGCGAGCGGCTGCTGGAGGTGACCCTCATCTCCGCGCAGGGGCTCAAGCCCCCCTccggcctgcggcggcggctgcaggcgTACGCCGTGGCCTGGGTGGACGCCGGGCACAAGCTCCAGACCCGGCCCGACGCCTCGGGCGGGCTCGACCCGGCGTGGCACGCGCGGCTCCTCTTCCGCGTGCGCGAGGCCTCGCTCGCCGACgactcccgcgccgccgtcaccgtcgaGATCtacgcggccgccgcgggctcCTGGCACCTCGGTGGGGACTCGCTCGTGGGCTCCGCGCGATTCCTCCTCGGCGACCACCGCCTTCTGCGCCGCCCCGTTGGCTCCCCCTCCATGTTCGCGGTCGGTGTGCGCCGCCCCTCAGGCAGGGTCCACGGTCTTCTCAACTTGGCCGCGAGTCTCGTCGCGGTCCCGCCGTCCCCTGCCGCCTGCCACGCCCTCCGCCTCTCGCCCGCCGTCTCCCTCAGCGGCCTCTCCGTGGCGCCCAACCCGAGCCGCGTGCTCCGCGTCCTCAACCGCGCGCACCCCACACCTCCACCGTCCCCGAAGCTGCTTACGCCCAAGAAGCAGCAAATGGCGGTCACGcccaagcagcagc encodes the following:
- the LOC101774194 gene encoding uncharacterized protein LOC101774194 isoform X2, whose translation is MEAPDEEAGLGLPEGERLLEVTLISAQGLKPPSGLRRRLQAYAVAWVDAGHKLQTRPDASGGLDPAWHARLLFRVREASLADDSRAAVTVEIYAAAAGSWHLGGDSLVGSARFLLGDHRLLRRPVGSPSMFAVGVRRPSGRVHGLLNLAASLVAVPPSPAACHALRLSPAVSLSGLSVAPNPSRVLRVLNRAHPTPPPSPKLLTPKKQQMAVTPKQQQMAVKPNNKVADDGSDEEGDEEEERGMGGMMFCGPCVLPFPRKIHTSPSDENLQVFAGIFSGGLRHCRTEPSFPK
- the LOC101774194 gene encoding uncharacterized protein LOC101774194 isoform X1, whose amino-acid sequence is MEAPDEEAGLGLPEGERLLEVTLISAQGLKPPSGLRRRLQAYAVAWVDAGHKLQTRPDASGGLDPAWHARLLFRVREASLADDSRAAVTVEIYAAAAGSWHLGGDSLVGSARFLLGDHRLLRRPVGSPSMFAVGVRRPSGRVHGLLNLAASLVAVPPSPAACHALRLSPAVSLSGLSVAPNPSRVLRVLNRAHPTPPPSPKLLTPKKQQMAVTPKQQQMAVKPNNKVADDGSDEEGDEEEERGMGGMMFCGPCVLPFPRKIHTSPSDENLQVFAGIFSGGLRHCRTEPSFPKLATPFSCAKHHE